GACAACTACCGCGTCAACCTGGTCCGCGAGGACTGGGAGGCGGGCCGCGTGACGGGTGAGTCCGCGTCCAGTCCGGGGCTCACGCACCTGGTGCAGTTCGACCTCGGCTACACCTTCTCCTTCTAGGGCACGTTCGAACCATGCGACCGATTTTGTCCCTCGCGCTCCTCGTCGCCGCGGTGGCCCAGGCGGCCCCGCGCTTCCCGACGTCCGCGGCCTACCTCGCCCAAGCCGAGGCGGCGCCGTCCGTGCCCGCTCCGGGCGCGGAGACCGCCGTCCCGCCGCCTCCCGCCGCGCCCGAGCCGAAGCTGGAGGTGCCCCGCGCGCCAGCCTCGCGCCCGGAGCCCACCGTGCCCACGCAGGCCGCCCAGAAGCCCTCGGTTCAGCCCGCGCTCGCGCCGGTGCAGGAGGAGCTGCCTGTCCAGGAGGACTCCGAGCCCGCGGTGGCCGAGCCCGTGCGCGAGCACGACGTGGACGCGCCGGTGACGCCGGACGACGCGCCGGTGCTGGCCTCGTCCGACGACGAGGCGCCGCGCACCACCGACGCGCAGCAGCAGCGCCTGGTGAACGGCGCGCCGCTCTACAACCCCAACGTGTCGCTGCACATCGTCCAGAAGAAGCGCTTCGCGGACGAGGGCAAGCACGAGCTGGCGCTGTACCCGGCGGTGGTGCAGGTCAACGGCAAGTACACCAACCACGCCGGCACCGCGCTGCACTACATCTACCACCTGCAGGAGAACTTCGGCCTCCAGGTGACGGGCCAGTACAACTGGCACACCAACGAGAGCGGCTTCAACCTGGAGCTCATCGACAAGGTGCGTGAGCAGGCGCAGGCGGCCTCGTCGCTCCTGTTGGTGTGGGGCGCGCAGGCGGGCGTGGAGGTGACGCCCCTGTACGGCAAGTTCGCGTTCCTGGACAACAAGCTGGCGCAGTTCAGCCTGGTGCTCAGCGGCGGCGCGGGCATCGGCTCCACGCGCCACCTCATCCGCCCCGCGGTGTCCAACGAGGTGGACGGCCAGCGCTACGACGTGCCGGCGCGCTTCGGCGACACGGGCACCAAGTTCCTGGGCTCGGTGGGCGGCGGCTTCCGGCTCCAGTTCGGTGAGTCCTACGCGTTGCGCCTGGAGGTCCGCGACCTCATCTACACGGCCCGCGTGGACAAGGTGGACGGCTGCAACCTGGCGGACTTCGAGGCGCTGGAGGCCGCGCGCTCCACCGGGCAGGACTTCGCCGCGCTGCAACTGAGCGGCAGCTGCAACTACCAGAAGTTCGACGGCGTCGACCCGAAGACGAAGAAGAACTACCGCGAGGACATCATCCTCGGACGCGACCTGGTGGCCGAGCCGTCCTCCGACGTGCTCAACAACATCAGCTTCTACGCAGGCTTCTCGTTCCTCTTCTGATTGCGCCATGAAGGCACGACTCGCCATGAACCGACTGCTTCCTCTCCTCGCCGTCCTGGCTCCGCTCGCGGCCAGCGCCCAGCAGGACTCGGGCGGCTACAACCGCGCGCTGGCCGCCTTCAACGCCGGCGACCTCGACACCGCCGCGCCGCTCTTCTTCCAGGCCTCCGAGGCTGGCGGCGACGCGCAGACGCAGGGCAAGGCGGAGTACTTCCTCGCCCAGTCGCTCGCGAAGAAGGGCCTGCCGGTGGCGGCCTTCATCTCCTACGCGGCCATCGTCAACGCCGGTCCCTCCCACCCCTCGTACCTCAAGGCGGTGGAGGGGCTGGTGGACATGCAGCAGCAGCTCGACGAGCAGAACCTCATCCCCAGCATCCTCAACCAGGCGTACTCGGACGAGGTGCGGGACCAGTGGGTGACGCTGCCCAAGGAGGTGCTCGCGCGCATCAACTACCTGGTGGGCACGGTGAGCCAGCGTCGCATGCGCTTCGAGGAGGCGCGCGCGCTGCTGGAGGCGGTGCCCAAGGACAGTCGTGTGTACGCCAAGGCGCGCTACCTGTTGGGCGTGGTGCTGGCGGACCCGCGCTTCCCGGGCCGTCCCGGTGAGGGCGAGGCGCTGGACAAGGAGGCGCTGTCCGCCTTCACCGTCGCGCTGTCCTCCAAGGAGCCGCAGGTGGAGCTCAAGGCGACGCAGCACCTGGCGCTCATCGGCCTGGGGCGGCTGCACTACCGCCGGGGCGAGTACGCGGAGGCGACGGCGGCGTACGAGCGGGTGCCGCGCTACACGCGCTACTGGGACCAGGCCCTCTTCGAGAACGGCTTCGCGCGCTTCCAGAACGAGGACTTCGGCGGGGCGCTCGGCAGCCTCCAGGCGCTGCATGCCCCGCAGTTCGCCGGGGCCTTCCAGCCCGAGTCGTGGATCCTGAAGTCCACCGTCTATTACTACTCGTGCCTCTACGACGAGGTGAAGACCACGCTGGCGGCCTTCGACGACCTGTATGGCCCCATGGCCAAGCAGCTGGAGCCCTTCACCGCCGAGGACGCCGACCTCATCCAGGCCTACAACCTGGTGGCCGCGGAGAACCGCCGGCTGCCGCGCCCGGTGTACCTGTGGCTGCGCAACAACGAGCGCATCCGCGAGGTGATGCGCGTGCTGGCCCGCGTGGACCAGGAGAAGCGGGAGCTCTCCTCCGGACCCTGGCGCGGCACGCCCCTGGCGACGCAGACGGTGGCGTCGCTGGAGGAGATTCGCGGCACGCTGCTCCAGGTGGGTGGGACGCTGGCGCGCAGCCGCATCCGTGAGGCGGCGGACAACCTGCGCACGTTCTCCGACCAGGCCGAAATCATCCGCGTGCAGACGGCGCTCGACGAGAAGGACCTGCTGCAGGCGGGCCTGGACCAGAAGACGCTCCTGACGCGCCAGTCGCTCTACCGGCCGAAGATGCCGGGCGCGGCGTGGAACTACTGGAAGTTCCAGGGCGAGTTCTGGATCGACGAGATTGGGTACTACCAGTACACCCTGAAGCGGGGCTGCCCGGCGAAGACGGCGGACGCCCAACAGCCGTGACACTCCGGGCACACGCTGCCCGGCTTTCGTTCCCAAGGGGACCTCCTCCGCACACATCGTGTGCCGGGGTGGTCCCCTTCGTGTTTCCTGCGTCGCAAGAGCCGTTCCACACCACTTCTCATTCAGGGTAGGCGCGTCTACTTTCGTTCGTCCCTCGTCGCCGGGTGAATGACTGCTCGGGGGGCGGGGCGGCGTCACAGGCGGGAGCTCGCATGAAGGTGGTGCTTCGTTTCGGTGCGCTGGCGGTGGGCGTGGCGCTCGCCACCAGCGGGGTGGGGGAGGCGGCGGAAGCGCCGGCACGCAAGGCGGCGAAGAAGCCCGCGGCTTCGGCGTCGAAGACTCCGGGCGCGGACAAGGGCAAGAAGGGCGCCCAGGCGAAGAAGGCCGAGGCGAAACCTCAGCCTCCGCCCGGCGTCGCGCCCGAGGACGTGCGGCGCGGCCCCGCGCGCGTGAAGCCCGCGACGGCCAAGTTCGCGGACATCCCGCGCATCGCGGACTCGCGAAAGTACGCGCTGGCGGACAAGAAGCGCGACGAGGCGATCGAGGCCTTCAAGCGCCTCATCCCCAAGCTCCAGGACGGCAACCAGCAGAAGGCGGAGATGCTCTACCGCCTCTCGGAGCTGTACTGGGAGAAGTCCAAGTACCTCTACCAGCTGGAGATGGACCGCTTCCTGGCGGAGGAGAAGAAGTACGACGCGGCCGTGGCGCGCGGCGAGCAGGTGGAGGCGCCCAAGCAGGACCATCGCGACAGCGAGCGCTACCGCACCGAGACGATGGGCATCTACGAGGACATCCTGCGCGGCTATCCGCAGTACCCGCAGCGCGACGAGGTCCTCTTCTCCATGGGCTACAACCTCTACGAGCTGGGCCGGCGCGAGGACGCCGTGGCCCGCTACGAGGAGCTCATCAAGGAGTTCCCGCGCTCGCAGTTCGTGCCGGACGCGTACATCCAGCTCGGCAACCACTACTTCGAGTCCAACAAGCTCATCCCCGCCAAGGCCAACTACGAGAAGGCCCGCGACTCCGGCGTCCCGAAGATCTACGCCTACGCCGTCTACAAGCTGTCCTGGTGTGACTACAACACCGGCGACTACGACGCGGGCCTGGCCAAGCTGCACGAGGTGGTGGACTACGCCGCCAAGCAGCCGGAGCTCGGAGATTTGCGCACCGAGGCGCTCAACGACCTGACGGTCTTCTACGTCCAGTTGGATCAGCCCAAGCAGGCCATCACGTACTTCCGCGAGAAGGCGCCGGCGAAGCGCCAGGGGCGGCTGCTCGCGAAGACGGCCGCGGGCCTGGTGGACGCGGGTCACTTCGACAGCGCCATCCTCCTGTACCGCACGCTCGTGGACGACGAGCCCATGGGCGCCAGCGCGCCGGAGTACCAGCAGGCCATCGTCCGCGCCTTCGAGGGCTTGAGGAACCGCCAGCAGGTCCGCAAGGAGATGAAGCGGATGGTGGACCTCTACAGCCCGGGCGGCGAGTGGTGGAAGTCCAACGAGGGCAAGGCCCCCGTGCTGCGCAACGCCTTCAACGTCACGGAAGAGGCGATGCGGGTGATGGTGACCGAGTACCACCAGGAGGCGCAGAAGACGCGCCAGGTGGAGACCTACCGGCTCGCGCGCGACATCTACAAGCAGTACGTGGACGCCTTCGCGTCGAACGCGAACCCGGAGTTCGTGGCGGACTCCGCCTTCAACCTGCGCTTCTTCTACGCGGAGATTCTCTGGGCGCTCGAGGAGTGGCAGGCCGCCGCGGCCGAGTACGACGCCGTGGTCGCCTTCCAGATTCCGGACCGTGACTCGGCGCGCGAGGTCTCCAATGAGAGCTACCGCAAGAGCGCCGCGTTCAACGCCATCCTCGCCTACGACAAGCTGGTGAAGATCGAGCGCGGGCAGCTGGCCAAGAGCGACCTCAAGGACGGCCAGAAGGTCGACGAGAAGAAGGACAAGGGCGACGTCGCGCGGCAGAAGATCGTCAAGCGCGACGCGAAGGAGAAGCAGGAGGAGGCGCTCACGAAGTTCGAGGAGCGGCTGGTCTCCGCGTGCGACGTCTACGTGAAGCTCTACCCGGGCACGCAGGATGAAATCGACCTGCGCTACCAGGCCGCCGTCATCCTCTACGACCGCAGCCACTTCGTGGACGCGGCGCGGCGCTTCGGCGAAATCATCGAGAAGTTCCCGGAGGAGCGCCGCTCGCGCGACGCCGCGGACCTGACGATGTACGTGCTGGAGAGCCGCCAGGAGTG
The genomic region above belongs to Myxococcus guangdongensis and contains:
- a CDS encoding outer membrane beta-barrel domain-containing protein, coding for MRPILSLALLVAAVAQAAPRFPTSAAYLAQAEAAPSVPAPGAETAVPPPPAAPEPKLEVPRAPASRPEPTVPTQAAQKPSVQPALAPVQEELPVQEDSEPAVAEPVREHDVDAPVTPDDAPVLASSDDEAPRTTDAQQQRLVNGAPLYNPNVSLHIVQKKRFADEGKHELALYPAVVQVNGKYTNHAGTALHYIYHLQENFGLQVTGQYNWHTNESGFNLELIDKVREQAQAASSLLLVWGAQAGVEVTPLYGKFAFLDNKLAQFSLVLSGGAGIGSTRHLIRPAVSNEVDGQRYDVPARFGDTGTKFLGSVGGGFRLQFGESYALRLEVRDLIYTARVDKVDGCNLADFEALEAARSTGQDFAALQLSGSCNYQKFDGVDPKTKKNYREDIILGRDLVAEPSSDVLNNISFYAGFSFLF
- a CDS encoding tol-pal system YbgF family protein, which gives rise to MNRLLPLLAVLAPLAASAQQDSGGYNRALAAFNAGDLDTAAPLFFQASEAGGDAQTQGKAEYFLAQSLAKKGLPVAAFISYAAIVNAGPSHPSYLKAVEGLVDMQQQLDEQNLIPSILNQAYSDEVRDQWVTLPKEVLARINYLVGTVSQRRMRFEEARALLEAVPKDSRVYAKARYLLGVVLADPRFPGRPGEGEALDKEALSAFTVALSSKEPQVELKATQHLALIGLGRLHYRRGEYAEATAAYERVPRYTRYWDQALFENGFARFQNEDFGGALGSLQALHAPQFAGAFQPESWILKSTVYYYSCLYDEVKTTLAAFDDLYGPMAKQLEPFTAEDADLIQAYNLVAAENRRLPRPVYLWLRNNERIREVMRVLARVDQEKRELSSGPWRGTPLATQTVASLEEIRGTLLQVGGTLARSRIREAADNLRTFSDQAEIIRVQTALDEKDLLQAGLDQKTLLTRQSLYRPKMPGAAWNYWKFQGEFWIDEIGYYQYTLKRGCPAKTADAQQP
- a CDS encoding tetratricopeptide repeat protein codes for the protein MKVVLRFGALAVGVALATSGVGEAAEAPARKAAKKPAASASKTPGADKGKKGAQAKKAEAKPQPPPGVAPEDVRRGPARVKPATAKFADIPRIADSRKYALADKKRDEAIEAFKRLIPKLQDGNQQKAEMLYRLSELYWEKSKYLYQLEMDRFLAEEKKYDAAVARGEQVEAPKQDHRDSERYRTETMGIYEDILRGYPQYPQRDEVLFSMGYNLYELGRREDAVARYEELIKEFPRSQFVPDAYIQLGNHYFESNKLIPAKANYEKARDSGVPKIYAYAVYKLSWCDYNTGDYDAGLAKLHEVVDYAAKQPELGDLRTEALNDLTVFYVQLDQPKQAITYFREKAPAKRQGRLLAKTAAGLVDAGHFDSAILLYRTLVDDEPMGASAPEYQQAIVRAFEGLRNRQQVRKEMKRMVDLYSPGGEWWKSNEGKAPVLRNAFNVTEEAMRVMVTEYHQEAQKTRQVETYRLARDIYKQYVDAFASNANPEFVADSAFNLRFFYAEILWALEEWQAAAAEYDAVVAFQIPDRDSAREVSNESYRKSAAFNAILAYDKLVKIERGQLAKSDLKDGQKVDEKKDKGDVARQKIVKRDAKEKQEEALTKFEERLVSACDVYVKLYPGTQDEIDLRYQAAVILYDRSHFVDAARRFGEIIEKFPEERRSRDAADLTMYVLESRQEWLELSTLSRKFLENKKLSKPGSEFAARVARVVEGSHYKWVDEVVYKQEKNPKKAAEEFLKYVKEFPKSENADRALTYAMSIAQEAGELDRGIEAGERVLAEYPRSPFELKARYTLAGLYEKVADYRKAATLAESFVASYDAALKASDAEGKKGKAAREKPVAKKGDTPGAEEDSDSRRSQKAAERKALVDEAGAWVADAQFNAGVWWESAGEAQKAVTAYNAYVARFRDRKDVPQVAYSAALVWEKERKWSEAARAFGAFAEGYGRDARATPSQLYLARYHELLAWQQLKNAREQERVQTELVRAWGRLPEATRKEDATLNAYAHARFLALEPAWKRYTDIRFSRVTTIRRDLTAKQREIQRVEKEYLAVLSTGSGEWGIAALTRIGLAYADFARNIMDSPDPTGLDEEQLGMYRSELENLALPLEDKANEALEKALEKAYELGIYSPWTLAAQDQVNRYHPGTYAQVRKVGYRTHDSLAAAELAREPGGPSGATATPAVTPEPGAPSIQLPPVDGAPKTPLPEDRTQAPTAAVQEVLP